A region from the Paenarthrobacter aurescens genome encodes:
- a CDS encoding aldehyde dehydrogenase, whose amino-acid sequence MSITTAPAASSTSTAREVLSAAFPAGFGAFQDGKVVPGSGNSITLTSAATGEPFASYADPGTEGADSILESSVRGAAVWGALNGFERAAILRNVSRVVEAHIEELAILESATTGKPIRDARVEAAKVAEMFGYYAGWADKLTGQTIPVPGPWHTYTERVPWGVVVAITPWNAPLFTAGWNSAAPLAAGNAVIIKPSEFTPATTVRLAQLAHEAGLPAGVFNVAAGLGQTVGATLTSDRRVGKVSFIGSVPTGRRVAVAAAQAGIPALLELGGKSANIVFADADLERAADGAISAIFSGAGQSCVAGSRLLVERSVHSRFVEMVAERAARLRVGDPLDPDTEVGPIITAPQFATVTSLIEAGVNDGGRRVTGAALPDSLAGSKLAGGHWVMPTLLDGVTPANRLETTEVFGPVVGADAFDTEAEAITRANNTTFGLAGAVWTSDISRAHHIAREVKAGTFWINSYKTIHVAVPFGGFGDSGHGRSSGPGVLDEYTQTKAVWVPTRAAGSPFPSLSY is encoded by the coding sequence TTGAGCATCACCACAGCCCCCGCTGCATCATCCACCAGCACAGCCCGTGAAGTCCTGAGCGCAGCTTTCCCCGCAGGTTTCGGCGCTTTCCAGGACGGAAAGGTAGTGCCGGGATCAGGCAACTCCATCACGTTGACGTCGGCGGCCACGGGTGAACCGTTTGCGAGCTACGCGGATCCAGGCACTGAAGGCGCCGATTCCATCCTGGAGAGTTCCGTCCGCGGCGCAGCCGTCTGGGGCGCCCTGAATGGATTCGAACGAGCCGCTATCCTCCGCAACGTCAGCCGGGTGGTGGAAGCCCACATTGAAGAATTGGCGATCCTCGAATCCGCAACCACGGGAAAACCCATCCGCGATGCCCGTGTTGAAGCGGCCAAAGTTGCTGAGATGTTCGGCTATTACGCCGGCTGGGCGGACAAGCTGACAGGCCAGACGATTCCTGTTCCGGGCCCCTGGCACACTTACACAGAGCGCGTGCCTTGGGGTGTGGTGGTCGCCATCACCCCTTGGAATGCTCCGCTCTTCACCGCCGGCTGGAACTCAGCTGCACCGCTTGCCGCAGGCAACGCCGTCATCATCAAGCCCAGTGAGTTCACGCCCGCCACCACCGTCCGCCTCGCCCAATTGGCCCATGAAGCCGGACTCCCCGCCGGCGTCTTCAACGTTGCTGCGGGCTTGGGCCAGACCGTCGGAGCCACGCTGACCTCGGATCGACGCGTTGGCAAAGTCAGCTTCATCGGCTCCGTCCCCACCGGCCGCCGCGTCGCCGTCGCTGCCGCGCAGGCCGGAATTCCAGCATTGCTCGAACTTGGCGGCAAGAGCGCCAACATCGTCTTCGCAGATGCCGATTTGGAGCGGGCCGCCGATGGGGCCATCTCCGCGATCTTCTCCGGCGCCGGCCAATCCTGCGTGGCTGGCTCGCGTCTCCTCGTGGAACGCAGCGTACACTCCCGCTTCGTGGAAATGGTGGCAGAACGCGCTGCCAGGCTCCGCGTCGGCGACCCCCTGGACCCGGACACCGAGGTGGGCCCCATTATCACGGCCCCTCAGTTTGCCACCGTCACCTCACTGATTGAGGCAGGAGTGAACGACGGCGGCCGCCGCGTTACGGGGGCAGCGTTGCCTGACTCACTGGCTGGCTCCAAGCTGGCCGGCGGCCACTGGGTCATGCCAACGCTGCTGGACGGCGTAACACCGGCGAACCGTCTGGAGACTACCGAAGTATTTGGACCCGTGGTGGGAGCCGACGCTTTCGACACTGAAGCCGAGGCCATCACCAGGGCCAACAACACCACCTTCGGACTGGCCGGTGCCGTGTGGACATCGGACATTTCCCGGGCCCACCACATCGCCCGCGAAGTGAAGGCCGGGACCTTCTGGATCAACTCGTACAAGACCATCCACGTCGCTGTTCCCTTCGGTGGCTTCGGCGATTCCGGCCACGGCCGCTCCTCCGGCCCGGGCGTCCTGGACGAATACACCCAGACGAAAGCTGTCTGGGTGCCAACAAGGGCGGCCGGCTCTCCCTTCCCGTCCCTGTCCTACTAG
- a CDS encoding NAD(P)-dependent oxidoreductase translates to MSNNQRIAVIGLGSMGGAMASTLHRAGWDVTGFDPSEAARLAAAETGISTTAELNDLAGIPYVVLSLPSAKIVEATVPTLLSVIGTIAIVDTTTSEPGTSKAMAALAESKGAAFVDAPVSGGRDGAATGTLSAFVGASDTAVVAAQPVLDALTGGKYAHIGGPGSGNVVKLLNNVLAAANLVSVGEALGVAKAYGIDPAVAADSISNASGGSKVSAAMYPAWVFSGTHNSGFSLGLMARDAALAIDMARQVGEQPDLLAAAADQWQAALTALGPAADFTEIARTVAPSVTPAGAPNTTHAA, encoded by the coding sequence ATGAGCAACAATCAACGCATCGCCGTTATCGGCCTCGGATCCATGGGAGGGGCGATGGCCTCAACTCTGCACCGGGCCGGCTGGGATGTCACGGGTTTCGATCCCTCGGAAGCCGCCCGACTCGCAGCCGCCGAGACGGGAATATCCACCACGGCAGAACTCAATGATCTCGCCGGCATCCCCTACGTGGTTCTGTCCCTCCCCTCGGCCAAGATCGTGGAAGCAACAGTTCCCACGCTCCTCTCAGTGATCGGGACCATCGCGATCGTGGACACCACCACCTCCGAACCAGGCACCAGCAAGGCAATGGCTGCCCTGGCGGAGTCCAAGGGCGCAGCGTTTGTGGATGCCCCTGTGTCCGGCGGACGCGACGGAGCAGCAACCGGCACCTTGAGTGCCTTCGTGGGAGCATCTGATACTGCGGTGGTGGCCGCTCAACCCGTCCTTGATGCCCTCACAGGGGGCAAGTACGCCCACATTGGCGGCCCCGGAAGCGGCAATGTGGTCAAACTGTTGAATAACGTCCTTGCGGCAGCCAACCTCGTATCCGTGGGAGAAGCCCTCGGTGTGGCTAAGGCCTACGGAATCGACCCCGCCGTGGCGGCCGACAGCATCAGCAACGCCTCCGGTGGCAGCAAAGTCTCCGCCGCCATGTATCCCGCTTGGGTGTTCTCCGGTACCCACAATTCCGGATTCTCCCTCGGCCTGATGGCACGGGACGCCGCACTCGCCATCGACATGGCCCGGCAGGTCGGCGAACAGCCCGACCTCCTGGCGGCGGCCGCGGACCAGTGGCAGGCAGCACTCACAGCCCTTGGACCGGCAGCCGATTTCACTGAAATCGCAAGGACTGTGGCTCCCTCGGTGACTCCCGCCGGCGCCCCGAACACCACGCACGCAGCGTAG
- a CDS encoding amidohydrolase, with amino-acid sequence MEITNTASQDEGLRTVLADGVASWKPRVRALSEDLHANPEISFEEVRAAEAITSLLSEGGFDVTHGTADLPTAFTASAGSGDLTVALCVEYDALPSVGHACGHNLIAGASVAAALALLPYVDELGITLKAIGTPAEEHGGGKVLMLERGAFDGVGLALMVHPVQDGVTYNPAGTTAQAVGRYEAVFTGKAAHAAAAPHMGVNAGDAAVLSQVAIGLLRQQIPGDHRVACYVAEAGHVTNIIPDRAVVPFECRAFTLPEYEALLERVKRCFEGAAIATGTTLDITAAEPLYEPLIQDAELAAHWTEAMDVFGKDTSPAAGMGGGSTDMGNISQVIPSLHPWLSIPGANVPIHSHGFAALANTPEAYAVMFEAATALAWTVAGAANNPQQRDRFVRAAYRREATIQEASS; translated from the coding sequence ATGGAAATCACCAACACAGCATCCCAGGATGAAGGCCTTCGCACAGTGCTGGCGGATGGCGTCGCATCGTGGAAGCCGCGCGTGCGGGCACTGTCAGAGGATCTGCACGCCAATCCCGAAATTTCCTTCGAAGAAGTTCGGGCGGCCGAGGCTATTACATCCCTCCTCTCCGAAGGGGGCTTTGATGTCACTCATGGAACGGCTGATCTGCCCACTGCCTTTACTGCGAGCGCGGGAAGCGGCGACCTGACTGTTGCCCTGTGCGTCGAGTACGATGCGCTGCCGTCGGTGGGCCACGCCTGCGGGCACAACCTGATCGCGGGAGCCTCCGTAGCTGCGGCGCTCGCTCTCCTTCCCTACGTGGACGAACTCGGCATCACGTTGAAAGCGATCGGCACTCCTGCTGAGGAGCATGGCGGCGGCAAAGTGCTGATGCTGGAGCGCGGCGCCTTTGATGGCGTCGGGCTGGCCCTGATGGTCCACCCAGTGCAGGACGGCGTTACGTACAACCCCGCGGGGACCACAGCCCAGGCCGTAGGCCGTTACGAGGCTGTCTTCACGGGCAAGGCCGCCCACGCTGCGGCTGCCCCACATATGGGCGTCAACGCCGGGGACGCGGCGGTGCTCAGTCAGGTAGCCATTGGTTTGCTTCGTCAGCAGATTCCCGGCGATCATCGGGTGGCCTGCTATGTGGCTGAGGCCGGGCATGTCACCAATATCATCCCGGATCGGGCCGTGGTTCCGTTTGAGTGCCGTGCTTTTACTCTTCCGGAGTACGAAGCGTTGCTTGAACGGGTCAAGCGGTGTTTTGAAGGTGCAGCGATAGCCACTGGAACCACCTTGGACATCACTGCCGCGGAACCGCTCTACGAGCCGCTGATTCAGGATGCAGAACTTGCCGCTCACTGGACAGAGGCCATGGATGTGTTCGGTAAGGACACTTCCCCGGCGGCGGGCATGGGAGGAGGCTCCACGGATATGGGGAATATCTCCCAAGTGATTCCATCGCTGCATCCGTGGCTGAGTATCCCTGGCGCCAATGTTCCCATCCATTCGCACGGCTTCGCAGCCCTTGCGAACACCCCCGAGGCGTACGCCGTGATGTTCGAGGCAGCCACCGCGCTGGCTTGGACGGTGGCGGGCGCCGCAAACAATCCCCAACAGAGAGATCGCTTCGTTAGGGCGGCCTACCGTCGCGAAGCCACGATTCAGGAAGCATCATCATGA